The following are from one region of the Hemitrygon akajei chromosome 31, sHemAka1.3, whole genome shotgun sequence genome:
- the tnnt1 gene encoding troponin T, slow skeletal muscle isoform X2, whose protein sequence is MSDTEDVADYEEQQEEDEPEEEEDYQEQEEQEEERPRPKLVVPQISVPKIPDGERVDFDDIHRKRMEKDLLELQTLIEAHFEQRKKEEEELIYLKERIEHRRAERAEQQRVRAEKERDRQTRLLEERNRKEEEEAKKRADDDAKKKKVLSNMGAHFGGYLVKAEQRRGMKQTGREMKKKILAERRRPLNIEHLNDEKMREKAKELWQWMFQLESEKFDLMDKLKRQKYEINLLHNRINEHQKFKKAAGKGKVGGRWK, encoded by the exons AAGAGGACTATCAGGAGCAAGAGGAACAAG AAGAGGAGCGGCCCAGACCAAA GTTGGTTGTTCCTCAGATTTCCGTTCCCAAAATCCCAGATGGAGAGAGGGTTGACTTCGAT GACATCCATCGCAAGCGCATGGAGAAGGACCTGCTGGAACTGCAGACTCTGATCGAAGCCCATTTCGAACAgcggaagaaggaggaagaggaactgATCTACCTGAAGGAGAGGATT GAGCACAGAAGAGCAGAGAGAGCCGAACAACAGAGAGTCCGTGCAGAGAAAGAGCGAGACCGTCAGACCAGGCTGCTG GAGGAGAGAAATcgaaaggaggaggaagaggccaAGAAACGTGCTGATGATGACGCCAAGAAGAAGAAAGTCCTCTCTAACATGGGTGCACATTTTGGTGGTTACCTTGTTAAG GCAGAGCAACGGCGAGGTATGAAACAGACCGGGCGGGAAATGAAGAAGAAGATTTTGGCAGAGAGGCGCCGGCCTCTCAATATTGAACATCTGAATGATGAGAAGATGAG AGAGAAGGCCAAGGAGTTGTGGCAATGGATGTTCCAGCTGGAGTCAGAGAAGTTTGATTTGATGGACAAACTGAAACGACAGAAGTAcgag ATTAACCTCCTGCACAATCGTATCAACGAGCACCAGAAATT CAAGAAGGCAGCAGGCAAAGGCAAGGTTGGAGGTCGTTGGAAATAA
- the tnnt1 gene encoding troponin T, slow skeletal muscle isoform X3, with protein sequence MSDTEDVADYEEQQEEDEPEEEEERPRPKLVVPQISVPKIPDGERVDFDDIHRKRMEKDLLELQTLIEAHFEQRKKEEEELIYLKERIEHRRAERAEQQRVRAEKERDRQTRLLEERNRKEEEEAKKRADDDAKKKKVLSNMGAHFGGYLVKAEQRRGMKQTGREMKKKILAERRRPLNIEHLNDEKMREKAKELWQWMFQLESEKFDLMDKLKRQKYEINLLHNRINEHQKFKKAAGKGKVGGRWK encoded by the exons AAGAGGAGCGGCCCAGACCAAA GTTGGTTGTTCCTCAGATTTCCGTTCCCAAAATCCCAGATGGAGAGAGGGTTGACTTCGAT GACATCCATCGCAAGCGCATGGAGAAGGACCTGCTGGAACTGCAGACTCTGATCGAAGCCCATTTCGAACAgcggaagaaggaggaagaggaactgATCTACCTGAAGGAGAGGATT GAGCACAGAAGAGCAGAGAGAGCCGAACAACAGAGAGTCCGTGCAGAGAAAGAGCGAGACCGTCAGACCAGGCTGCTG GAGGAGAGAAATcgaaaggaggaggaagaggccaAGAAACGTGCTGATGATGACGCCAAGAAGAAGAAAGTCCTCTCTAACATGGGTGCACATTTTGGTGGTTACCTTGTTAAG GCAGAGCAACGGCGAGGTATGAAACAGACCGGGCGGGAAATGAAGAAGAAGATTTTGGCAGAGAGGCGCCGGCCTCTCAATATTGAACATCTGAATGATGAGAAGATGAG AGAGAAGGCCAAGGAGTTGTGGCAATGGATGTTCCAGCTGGAGTCAGAGAAGTTTGATTTGATGGACAAACTGAAACGACAGAAGTAcgag ATTAACCTCCTGCACAATCGTATCAACGAGCACCAGAAATT CAAGAAGGCAGCAGGCAAAGGCAAGGTTGGAGGTCGTTGGAAATAA
- the tnnt1 gene encoding troponin T, slow skeletal muscle isoform X4, which produces MSDTEDVADYEEQQEEEERPRPKLVVPQISVPKIPDGERVDFDDIHRKRMEKDLLELQTLIEAHFEQRKKEEEELIYLKERIEHRRAERAEQQRVRAEKERDRQTRLLEERNRKEEEEAKKRADDDAKKKKVLSNMGAHFGGYLVKAEQRRGMKQTGREMKKKILAERRRPLNIEHLNDEKMREKAKELWQWMFQLESEKFDLMDKLKRQKYEINLLHNRINEHQKFKKAAGKGKVGGRWK; this is translated from the exons AAGAGGAGCGGCCCAGACCAAA GTTGGTTGTTCCTCAGATTTCCGTTCCCAAAATCCCAGATGGAGAGAGGGTTGACTTCGAT GACATCCATCGCAAGCGCATGGAGAAGGACCTGCTGGAACTGCAGACTCTGATCGAAGCCCATTTCGAACAgcggaagaaggaggaagaggaactgATCTACCTGAAGGAGAGGATT GAGCACAGAAGAGCAGAGAGAGCCGAACAACAGAGAGTCCGTGCAGAGAAAGAGCGAGACCGTCAGACCAGGCTGCTG GAGGAGAGAAATcgaaaggaggaggaagaggccaAGAAACGTGCTGATGATGACGCCAAGAAGAAGAAAGTCCTCTCTAACATGGGTGCACATTTTGGTGGTTACCTTGTTAAG GCAGAGCAACGGCGAGGTATGAAACAGACCGGGCGGGAAATGAAGAAGAAGATTTTGGCAGAGAGGCGCCGGCCTCTCAATATTGAACATCTGAATGATGAGAAGATGAG AGAGAAGGCCAAGGAGTTGTGGCAATGGATGTTCCAGCTGGAGTCAGAGAAGTTTGATTTGATGGACAAACTGAAACGACAGAAGTAcgag ATTAACCTCCTGCACAATCGTATCAACGAGCACCAGAAATT CAAGAAGGCAGCAGGCAAAGGCAAGGTTGGAGGTCGTTGGAAATAA